TGGGATGATAGGTATTTTTATACCAGGTATTCCTGGAAACGGATTGATTTTCTTATCAACTCTGCTATATGGTATTTTTACAAAATTTGAAGAAATAAGTGTTATTATGATTGTAATTTTTGGAGTTCTTACAATTGCAGCTTTTATGTTGGATTATATATCAAGTGTGATGGGTGCAAAAAAATTTGGGGCTACAAAAGCAGGAATTATTGGAGGAATTCTAGGTGGGTTTGTTGGCTTATTTATATTTAACATAATAGGACTATTAATAGGACAGTTTTTTGGAACGCTTATTGGAGAATTATACTATGGAAAAGAGTTGAAATTATCAATGAAATCTGGAGTTGGTTCATTGATTGGATATATTGCAGGAGTAGCTATTAATACAACTATTGGACTTACGATAATTGTATTATTTTTATTAAAAGTTTTGATATAATAGAATAGGAAAGATTTAATAAATAAACTTATAAAAGATGTAGCTTTTAAATTTGTATATACTCCTGTATATATGATAAAATAATATAATGAGCAAAAATTAAAACCTATAGAAAATTGTCTATAGGTTTTTTCAACTTAATGCAAATTTTTTACTTGATATATACAAACTTACTTGAAGGGAGAAATTAAATGGATTTATCTACATTGAATGATATGCAAAGAAAAGCAGTACTTAAAACGGACGGTGCACTACTTCTTTTAGCTGGTGCGGGGTCTGGAAAGACAAGAGTTTTAACTTATAGAATAGCACATCTTATAAATGATTTAGAAGTACATCCTTCTAATATACTGGCAATTACATTCACTAATAAGGCTGCTAATGAGATGAGGGAAAGAGTAGAGGGAATAATAGGATCAGATGCACAGAATATGTGGATAAGTACATTTCACTCGTGTTGCGTTAGAATACTTAGAAAAGATATAGACAAGATAGGATATACAAGAAGCTTTGTTATATACGATAGATCGGATCAGATGACACTTATGAAGGATTGTATAAAAGAGCTTAACATAAATGACAAAATGTATGAAGCAAAAACTGTACTGGGCCATATATCTGATGCTAAGGATAAGATGATAAATTCAAAGAGATTTAAAGAAATTCACCAAAATGATTTCAGAATGAGTAATATTGCAAAAGTTTACTCTTTATATCAAGAAAGACTTATGAGAAACAATGCTCTTGATTTTGATGATCTTATAATGAAGGCTATTGAGATACTTGAGAATAATGAAGGTGTTTTAGATTTTTATCAAAGAAAGTTCAGATATATAATGGTTGATGAGTACCAAGATACGAATAGGGCACAGTATAAGCTTGTAAATATGCTGGCTAAAAGACATGGTAACTTATGTGTTGTTGGTGATGATGATCAATCTATATACGGTTGGAGAGGTGCAGATATAAAGAATATACTTGAGTTTGAAAAAGATTATGAAGATGCACTAGTTGTAAAGCTTGAGCAAAATTATAGATCAACTCAAACTATACTTGATGCTGC
The window above is part of the Tepidibacter aestuarii genome. Proteins encoded here:
- a CDS encoding DUF456 domain-containing protein, whose amino-acid sequence is MLAIAIILMVIGMIGIFIPGIPGNGLIFLSTLLYGIFTKFEEISVIMIVIFGVLTIAAFMLDYISSVMGAKKFGATKAGIIGGILGGFVGLFIFNIIGLLIGQFFGTLIGELYYGKELKLSMKSGVGSLIGYIAGVAINTTIGLTIIVLFLLKVLI